A genomic window from Arthrobacter globiformis includes:
- the rph gene encoding ribonuclease PH, with protein sequence MTSEATTAPVIRADGRTPDQLRPISITRGWSKQAEGSALIEFGNTRVLCTASLTEGVPRWLKGEGRGWVTAEYAMLPRATNTRSDRESVKGKIGGRTHEISRLIGRSLRSIIDTKALGENTIVLDCDVLQADGGTRTAAITGAYVALAEAIRFARENKMIARNAQPLIDTIAAVSVGIIDGIPMLDLPYIEDVRAETDMNVVVTGSGKFVEVQGTAEGAPFDRDELNKLLDLALLGTEQLAAIQRETLAEAP encoded by the coding sequence ATGACTTCCGAAGCAACCACTGCCCCCGTCATCCGTGCCGACGGCCGCACCCCGGACCAGCTCCGGCCCATCAGCATCACCCGCGGCTGGTCCAAGCAGGCCGAGGGATCGGCCCTCATCGAGTTCGGCAACACCCGGGTCCTGTGCACCGCTTCCCTCACCGAAGGCGTTCCGCGCTGGCTCAAGGGGGAAGGCCGCGGCTGGGTGACCGCCGAATACGCCATGCTCCCGCGTGCCACGAACACCCGGTCCGACCGCGAGTCCGTCAAGGGCAAGATCGGCGGCCGCACGCACGAAATCTCCCGCCTGATCGGCCGCTCGCTGCGTTCGATCATCGACACCAAGGCCCTGGGCGAGAACACCATCGTGCTGGACTGCGATGTGCTGCAGGCCGACGGCGGCACCCGGACGGCCGCCATCACCGGGGCCTACGTTGCGCTCGCCGAGGCCATCCGTTTTGCCCGTGAGAACAAGATGATCGCACGCAACGCCCAGCCCCTGATCGACACTATCGCCGCTGTGTCCGTGGGGATCATCGACGGTATCCCCATGCTGGACCTGCCATACATCGAGGACGTGCGGGCCGAAACCGACATGAACGTCGTGGTGACCGGCTCCGGCAAGTTCGTGGAGGTCCAGGGCACGGCCGAAGGCGCACCCTTTGACCGGGACGAACTCAACAAGCTGCTTGACCTGGCCCTGCTGGGCACGGAACAGCTGGCGGCAATCCAGCGTGAGACCCTCGCCGAAGCGCCGTGA
- the clpS gene encoding ATP-dependent Clp protease adapter ClpS, with translation MTLSVALGPDTQESIQTGTAVSTDALTAPDVPWNLVIWNDPVNLMSYVSYVFQSYFGYSETKANKLMLEVHRKGRSIVAHGSKEQVEQHAVAMHGFGLWATVEKATGGDSGGGKSGGPGKGKGKRG, from the coding sequence ATGACCTTAAGCGTTGCGCTCGGCCCTGACACCCAGGAGAGCATCCAGACCGGAACGGCGGTGTCCACCGACGCCCTGACCGCCCCGGACGTCCCTTGGAACCTTGTCATCTGGAATGACCCCGTCAATCTCATGAGCTACGTCAGCTACGTCTTCCAGAGCTACTTCGGCTACTCGGAGACCAAGGCCAACAAGCTGATGCTCGAGGTGCACAGGAAGGGCCGGTCCATCGTTGCCCACGGCAGCAAGGAACAGGTGGAGCAGCACGCGGTCGCGATGCACGGGTTTGGCCTGTGGGCCACCGTGGAGAAGGCCACCGGCGGAGACAGCGGGGGCGGCAAAAGCGGCGGCCCGGGCAAGGGCAAGGGAAAACGTGGCTAA
- the rdgB gene encoding RdgB/HAM1 family non-canonical purine NTP pyrophosphatase, with translation MTGDNAVGGGPAPRLVLATRNAGKLRELRELLRGQVPGLDVDTQVVDAAAVGAPDVAETGVTFAENSLLKARAVAEATGLVAIADDSGLSVDVLGGAPGIFSARWAGRHGDDDANLRLLLAQLADVPDGHRGAAFVCAAALAVPASASGDGAREVVEYGQLAGTLLREPRGEGGFGYDPVLEPLGLDRSCAELSPEEKNAISHRGLAFRALLPSIVEALR, from the coding sequence GTGACCGGGGACAACGCTGTGGGCGGCGGACCTGCACCCCGGCTGGTGCTGGCCACACGCAACGCCGGCAAATTGCGGGAGCTGCGTGAGCTGCTGCGCGGGCAGGTCCCGGGGCTCGACGTCGACACGCAGGTAGTGGACGCGGCCGCCGTCGGAGCCCCCGACGTCGCGGAAACCGGGGTGACCTTTGCGGAAAACTCGCTGCTGAAGGCACGGGCGGTGGCCGAGGCCACCGGGCTGGTGGCCATCGCCGACGACTCCGGGCTGTCCGTGGACGTCCTCGGCGGCGCCCCGGGGATATTCTCCGCGCGCTGGGCCGGACGCCACGGTGACGACGACGCCAACCTGCGTTTGCTGCTGGCCCAGCTGGCGGACGTGCCGGATGGCCACCGCGGCGCCGCCTTCGTGTGCGCGGCGGCCCTTGCCGTGCCGGCGTCGGCATCCGGGGACGGGGCCCGCGAAGTGGTGGAGTACGGGCAACTTGCCGGCACGCTGCTGCGTGAACCGCGGGGCGAAGGCGGGTTCGGCTACGACCCCGTCCTGGAGCCCCTAGGCCTGGACCGCAGCTGTGCTGAGCTCAGCCCCGAGGAGAAAAACGCCATCAGCCACCGCGGACTGGCGTTCCGTGCGCTGCTTCCCTCGATTGTTGAGGCCCTGCGGTAA
- the murI gene encoding glutamate racemase: protein MTSASSMDPAAGAAAESAPADGVNVGSLPIGVFDSGVGGLTVARSIIDQLPNESILYVGDTAHGPYGPLPIAEVRANALGVMDELVDSGVKLLTIACNSASAAVLRDARERYTARYGIPVIEVIQPAVRRAVAATRTGRVGVIGTSATVGSRAYEDTFAAAPDLEITSVACPAFVPYVEAGITTGPELLDIAREYLEPLKSAGVDTVVLGCTHYPLLTGVISYVMGEDVTLVSSAEETAKDVYRALASNGLERTDPTPPEHSFIATGDPGQFEALARRFLGPEVLSVKHVDHVAAQYPTGSLARITPEMIAAARKAAARPRISNFVGQAAGNGAAPGGSFL, encoded by the coding sequence ATGACTTCAGCATCGAGCATGGATCCGGCAGCAGGAGCTGCAGCGGAGTCCGCACCGGCCGACGGCGTTAATGTGGGATCGCTGCCGATCGGCGTCTTCGACTCCGGGGTCGGCGGCCTCACGGTGGCGCGGTCGATCATCGACCAGCTGCCGAACGAATCCATCCTCTACGTCGGCGACACCGCCCACGGCCCGTACGGGCCGCTGCCCATCGCGGAGGTGCGCGCCAACGCCCTCGGTGTCATGGACGAACTCGTGGACTCCGGCGTCAAGCTGCTCACCATCGCCTGCAACTCGGCGTCGGCCGCGGTGCTCCGGGACGCCCGCGAACGCTACACGGCGCGTTACGGAATTCCGGTCATCGAGGTGATCCAGCCGGCCGTGCGCCGCGCCGTTGCGGCGACCCGCACCGGCCGGGTAGGCGTGATCGGCACCTCCGCCACCGTCGGGTCCCGGGCCTACGAGGACACTTTCGCCGCAGCGCCTGACCTGGAGATCACGTCCGTGGCCTGCCCGGCGTTCGTGCCGTATGTGGAGGCCGGCATCACCACGGGGCCGGAACTGCTTGACATCGCCCGCGAGTACCTGGAGCCGCTGAAATCAGCGGGAGTGGACACCGTGGTGCTGGGCTGCACGCACTATCCGCTCCTGACCGGCGTGATCTCCTACGTCATGGGCGAGGACGTCACCCTGGTCTCCAGTGCCGAGGAAACCGCCAAGGACGTGTACCGGGCGCTGGCCAGCAACGGCCTCGAACGGACGGACCCAACCCCGCCGGAGCACAGCTTCATCGCCACCGGGGACCCGGGCCAGTTCGAAGCCCTGGCCCGCAGGTTCCTCGGGCCCGAGGTGCTCAGCGTCAAGCACGTGGACCACGTTGCGGCGCAGTACCCCACGGGCAGCCTGGCGCGGATCACCCCCGAAATGATCGCCGCCGCACGGAAGGCGGCAGCACGCCCGCGCATCTCCAACTTCGTCGGGCAGGCCGCCGGCAACGGAGCAGCCCCCGGGGGGTCCTTCCTGTGA
- a CDS encoding MBL fold metallo-hydrolase, with product MKLTIVGCTGSFPGPGSPASCYLLTANDGERVWKVVMDLGSGALGAIQRYTDLEDIDAIFLTHLHPDHCMDLCGLHVAVRWKPGGWDRGRIPVWGPAATADRMATAYGLDLDPGMHEEFDFTNWTERQSVTVGPFTVTPFAVNHPVEEAYALRVEVTEPDAAGNAVTRVLTYSGDTDSCRGLEEAAKDADLFLCEAAFEEGRDDGIKDVHLTGKRAGEAATAAGARRLLLTHIPVWTSQTKVMAEARPAFAGDVAVAVAGVHYTV from the coding sequence GTGAAGCTCACCATTGTCGGCTGCACCGGCTCATTTCCCGGCCCCGGATCACCCGCCTCCTGCTATCTGCTGACCGCCAACGACGGCGAACGGGTCTGGAAGGTGGTCATGGACCTCGGCAGCGGTGCCCTGGGCGCCATCCAGCGGTACACCGACCTCGAGGACATCGACGCGATTTTCCTCACACATTTGCACCCCGACCACTGCATGGACCTATGCGGCCTGCACGTGGCGGTGCGCTGGAAGCCGGGCGGTTGGGACCGGGGAAGGATCCCCGTCTGGGGCCCCGCCGCCACCGCCGACAGGATGGCAACTGCCTACGGGCTGGACCTTGATCCGGGGATGCACGAGGAGTTCGACTTCACCAACTGGACCGAGCGCCAGTCCGTCACAGTCGGCCCTTTCACGGTGACGCCGTTCGCCGTGAACCACCCCGTCGAGGAGGCCTACGCGCTGCGCGTGGAGGTGACTGAGCCGGACGCCGCTGGGAATGCCGTGACCCGTGTGCTGACCTATTCGGGCGACACCGATTCCTGCCGGGGGCTGGAAGAGGCGGCCAAGGACGCCGACCTCTTCCTCTGCGAGGCGGCCTTCGAGGAAGGCCGCGACGACGGCATCAAGGACGTCCACCTGACCGGCAAACGGGCCGGGGAGGCAGCCACCGCCGCCGGCGCCCGCCGCCTCCTCCTCACCCACATTCCGGTGTGGACGTCACAGACCAAGGTCATGGCCGAGGCGCGTCCCGCCTTTGCCGGTGACGTGGCCGTGGCCGTGGCGGGCGTGCACTACACCGTCTGA
- a CDS encoding VTT domain-containing protein yields the protein MSDFAVPALGGAGPVQPHLASFLPDWLNPQVFLADPALAPWVVLLVCGIIFAETGLLIGFFLPGDSMLFTAGLLVATDTIKFNIWLFAALIIVSAIIGNQTGYLIGSKAGPAIFNKPDSRLFKHENVDSAHKFFEKHGGKALILARFVPIIRTFVPVIVGVAAMDKRKFFLFNVIGAVLWGGGVTLLGYLLGDKVPWVRDNLDIIFIVIVLLSVIPVAIEVLRGMAAKREAVAFGTDPVEEFIEEHEPEAERKTNLD from the coding sequence TTGAGCGACTTTGCCGTGCCCGCGCTGGGTGGCGCCGGCCCCGTCCAGCCGCATCTGGCATCATTCCTGCCCGATTGGCTCAACCCCCAGGTCTTCCTCGCCGACCCGGCCCTTGCCCCATGGGTTGTCCTGCTGGTCTGCGGGATCATCTTCGCCGAAACCGGGCTGCTGATCGGATTCTTCCTGCCCGGTGATTCCATGCTGTTTACGGCGGGCCTGCTGGTGGCCACGGACACGATCAAATTCAACATCTGGCTCTTCGCCGCGCTGATCATCGTGTCCGCCATTATCGGCAACCAGACGGGCTATCTCATCGGGTCCAAGGCCGGCCCTGCCATCTTCAACAAGCCGGATTCAAGGCTCTTCAAGCATGAGAACGTCGACAGTGCCCACAAGTTCTTCGAAAAGCACGGCGGCAAGGCCCTGATCCTTGCACGCTTTGTGCCCATCATCCGCACCTTCGTTCCCGTCATCGTGGGCGTCGCCGCGATGGACAAGCGGAAGTTCTTCCTGTTCAACGTCATCGGTGCTGTCCTGTGGGGCGGCGGTGTGACGCTTCTCGGCTATCTGCTGGGCGACAAGGTCCCGTGGGTGCGGGACAACCTCGACATCATCTTCATCGTCATAGTCCTGCTCTCGGTGATCCCGGTGGCCATTGAAGTTCTCCGCGGCATGGCCGCCAAGCGCGAGGCCGTGGCCTTCGGGACAGATCCAGTGGAGGAGTTCATCGAGGAGCACGAGCCCGAGGCCGAGCGCAAAACGAACCTCGACTGA
- a CDS encoding DUF2017 domain-containing protein: protein MAKAFKYGLKGITGFLEPAERELLRSLFADVISMLEPADRGSEDPLAAMIGLDMEVREPSDRALRRLLPNAVKDDAAAALEFRQLTERSLRESKIGALRAAALGLDKDELLLTPSDARHWSTALNDVRLVLAERLDIRDEADADHVHQMQDWSQAEDVESYLALVYNFTTWLQESLVQAMLQSLDARP from the coding sequence GTGGCTAAGGCTTTCAAATACGGACTCAAGGGCATCACCGGTTTCCTGGAACCGGCCGAAAGGGAGCTGCTGCGCAGCCTGTTCGCCGACGTCATTTCCATGCTGGAGCCGGCCGACCGCGGCTCCGAGGATCCGCTCGCCGCGATGATCGGACTGGACATGGAAGTCCGGGAACCGTCGGACCGGGCCCTTCGCCGGCTGCTGCCCAACGCAGTGAAGGACGACGCCGCGGCTGCGCTTGAGTTCCGCCAGCTCACCGAACGCTCGCTGCGGGAGAGCAAGATCGGCGCGCTGCGCGCCGCCGCGCTGGGCCTGGACAAGGACGAGCTCCTCCTGACCCCGTCGGATGCGCGGCACTGGTCCACCGCGCTCAACGACGTGCGGCTGGTGCTCGCCGAGCGGCTCGACATCCGGGACGAGGCGGATGCCGACCACGTCCACCAGATGCAGGACTGGTCCCAGGCCGAGGACGTGGAAAGCTACCTCGCCCTCGTCTACAACTTCACCACGTGGCTGCAAGAGTCGCTTGTGCAGGCGATGCTGCAATCACTGGACGCGCGGCCCTAA